In the Pseudoliparis swirei isolate HS2019 ecotype Mariana Trench chromosome 19, NWPU_hadal_v1, whole genome shotgun sequence genome, one interval contains:
- the LOC130209400 gene encoding uncharacterized protein LOC130209400 isoform X2: MLLLYATVACVLFGGSFADVMVKEKCYGGYFNLPYFYAPPLFNGQLYFTPSNSASRQLVIDKGESRHPRFKVKIGSVQFTDLTENDDGAFSNDEGEDVVILIIKDCASKVMRYYGEIYSRHVPRQAEFLEFTPLHNMDQSTVLWNRTDPRTNKGGRGQMRRNEWVIENLNRADMGHYNFRAKDNTLLSRILLKVREQTFNYTSKVNERLLIPNPAGNALWTVTFSTEEKKEHILMQTGRLLTEDGWSSLPFTGRMLDMRNGLEINPVEITDSGTFEFIDPQGDLAQTVHLLVKPDSVSTFVYVGIVVGIVFAVIVCCCCVRKCCCKKSSSKRTESAPQTAATPSVYNHDMNQPAGPSYSAVPAPDHSTHYSRNSLVSKERKTISLEPLGYNPVNIDVNPPLSEVAPLGGQGGGPAPLLGSDCLSSGPEPTFELKGVYSALPLGSSSTFCDVYTSDKLNFL, from the exons ATGTTATTGTTGTACGCGACTGTTGCCTGCGTCTTGTTCGGTG GTTCATTCGCTGATGTTATGGTCAAAGAAAAGTGCTATGGCGGATATTTTAATTTACCATATTTCTATGCACCACCTCTTTTCAATGGACAGTTGTACTTCACTCCGAGTAATAGTGCATCCAGGCAGCTAGTGATTGATAAGGGGGAG TCAAGGCACCCACGCTTTAAAGTCAAAATTGGCTCAGTTCAATTCACCGATTTGACAGAAAACGATGACGGAGCTTTTTCcaatgatgaaggtgaagatgtTGTCATACTGATCATTAAAG ATTGTGCATCCAAGGTAATGCGGTATTACGGGGAAATATACTCGCGTCATGTTCCTAGACAGGCTGAATTCCTGGAGTTCACTCCCCTCCACAATATGGACCAGTCAACAGTCTTGTGGAATCGCACCGACCCTCGGACCaataagggaggcagagggcagATGAGGCGTAATGAGTGGGTGATtgagaatctcaatcgcgcagACATGGGCCACTACAACTTCAGAGCAAAAGACAACACTTTGCTGTCTAGGATACTGCTCAAAGTCAGAG AGCAAACATTCAATTATACTTCAAAGGTGAATGAGCGTCTCCTCATCCCAAATCCTGCGGGCAATGCCCTGTGGACTGTGACTTTTTCaactgaggaaaaaaaagaacacatatTGATGCAAACAGGCCGTCTGCTCACAGAAGATGGATGGTCCTCACTACCTTTTACAGGGAGGATGCTGGATATGCGAAATGGCCTAGAGATTAACCCTGTGGAAATCACAGACTCTGGCACCTTTGAGTTTATTGATCCACAAGGCGACCTGGCCCAGACTGTGCATTTGTTGGTAAAACCAG ATTCCGTTTCAACCTTTGTTTATGTTGGTATTGTTGTCGGGATTGTCTTTGCTGTGATTGTCTGCTGTTGCTGTGTGAGGAAGTGCTGTTGTAAAAAAAGTTCTTCTAAGAGGACCGAGTCTGCTCCTCAGACTGCAGCCACACCTTCCGTGTATAACCAT GATATGAATCAACCGGCGGGCCCGAGTTACTCTGCTGTACCTGCTCCAGATCACTCTACTCATTACTCAAGGAATTCCCTAGTTTCTAAAGAACGTAAAACTATCTCACTTGAGCCATTG GGTTACAACCCAGTGAATATAGATGTGAACCCCCCTCTGTCTGAG gttGCTCCTCTCGGAGGGCAGGGGGGCGGTCCAGCTCCTTTACTCGGCTCTGATTGTCTCTCTTCGGGCCCTGAGCCAACGTTTGAGCTGAAAGGAGTATATTCTGCTCTCCCCCTCGGTTCAAGCTCAACTTTCTGTGATGTTTATACCTCAGATAAACTCAACTTTCTGTAA
- the LOC130209400 gene encoding uncharacterized protein LOC130209400 isoform X1, translating to MQDMLLLYATVACVLFGGSFADVMVKEKCYGGYFNLPYFYAPPLFNGQLYFTPSNSASRQLVIDKGESRHPRFKVKIGSVQFTDLTENDDGAFSNDEGEDVVILIIKDCASKVMRYYGEIYSRHVPRQAEFLEFTPLHNMDQSTVLWNRTDPRTNKGGRGQMRRNEWVIENLNRADMGHYNFRAKDNTLLSRILLKVREQTFNYTSKVNERLLIPNPAGNALWTVTFSTEEKKEHILMQTGRLLTEDGWSSLPFTGRMLDMRNGLEINPVEITDSGTFEFIDPQGDLAQTVHLLVKPDSVSTFVYVGIVVGIVFAVIVCCCCVRKCCCKKSSSKRTESAPQTAATPSVYNHDMNQPAGPSYSAVPAPDHSTHYSRNSLVSKERKTISLEPLGYNPVNIDVNPPLSEVAPLGGQGGGPAPLLGSDCLSSGPEPTFELKGVYSALPLGSSSTFCDVYTSDKLNFL from the exons ATGCAGGATATGTTATTGTTGTACGCGACTGTTGCCTGCGTCTTGTTCGGTG GTTCATTCGCTGATGTTATGGTCAAAGAAAAGTGCTATGGCGGATATTTTAATTTACCATATTTCTATGCACCACCTCTTTTCAATGGACAGTTGTACTTCACTCCGAGTAATAGTGCATCCAGGCAGCTAGTGATTGATAAGGGGGAG TCAAGGCACCCACGCTTTAAAGTCAAAATTGGCTCAGTTCAATTCACCGATTTGACAGAAAACGATGACGGAGCTTTTTCcaatgatgaaggtgaagatgtTGTCATACTGATCATTAAAG ATTGTGCATCCAAGGTAATGCGGTATTACGGGGAAATATACTCGCGTCATGTTCCTAGACAGGCTGAATTCCTGGAGTTCACTCCCCTCCACAATATGGACCAGTCAACAGTCTTGTGGAATCGCACCGACCCTCGGACCaataagggaggcagagggcagATGAGGCGTAATGAGTGGGTGATtgagaatctcaatcgcgcagACATGGGCCACTACAACTTCAGAGCAAAAGACAACACTTTGCTGTCTAGGATACTGCTCAAAGTCAGAG AGCAAACATTCAATTATACTTCAAAGGTGAATGAGCGTCTCCTCATCCCAAATCCTGCGGGCAATGCCCTGTGGACTGTGACTTTTTCaactgaggaaaaaaaagaacacatatTGATGCAAACAGGCCGTCTGCTCACAGAAGATGGATGGTCCTCACTACCTTTTACAGGGAGGATGCTGGATATGCGAAATGGCCTAGAGATTAACCCTGTGGAAATCACAGACTCTGGCACCTTTGAGTTTATTGATCCACAAGGCGACCTGGCCCAGACTGTGCATTTGTTGGTAAAACCAG ATTCCGTTTCAACCTTTGTTTATGTTGGTATTGTTGTCGGGATTGTCTTTGCTGTGATTGTCTGCTGTTGCTGTGTGAGGAAGTGCTGTTGTAAAAAAAGTTCTTCTAAGAGGACCGAGTCTGCTCCTCAGACTGCAGCCACACCTTCCGTGTATAACCAT GATATGAATCAACCGGCGGGCCCGAGTTACTCTGCTGTACCTGCTCCAGATCACTCTACTCATTACTCAAGGAATTCCCTAGTTTCTAAAGAACGTAAAACTATCTCACTTGAGCCATTG GGTTACAACCCAGTGAATATAGATGTGAACCCCCCTCTGTCTGAG gttGCTCCTCTCGGAGGGCAGGGGGGCGGTCCAGCTCCTTTACTCGGCTCTGATTGTCTCTCTTCGGGCCCTGAGCCAACGTTTGAGCTGAAAGGAGTATATTCTGCTCTCCCCCTCGGTTCAAGCTCAACTTTCTGTGATGTTTATACCTCAGATAAACTCAACTTTCTGTAA